The Carassius auratus strain Wakin chromosome 27, ASM336829v1, whole genome shotgun sequence genome includes a region encoding these proteins:
- the LOC113045396 gene encoding NACHT, LRR and PYD domains-containing protein 1b allele 2-like, giving the protein MRWICAGDITLQYRAVDGGFLSEELERLQCERIGPVIDVTVISGKLEEAHLPHYACLAESDPSLTQSVKVLSVEDEGISLESVELTRFHAKILKPSFSPKTMLMKLGISVKVHCDLLIFMTQKNPIILHVYFFPSDSLFKEKIKTEEKLSHPIKCSRPETPLRMMKQHSLDVHGASVQPEAIKLRGDIEPNFFQVKHPVDNDIKMSLSQVDDQKSVWTATVWKELINMHPNRAENLFQTGQNQNTPRLAVNFDKVQFFDRNWCALIRSVENVNNIADNLLQKQIIHEELYSEITHPTSTTEASMRKICSIVRKGSDTVKEMFICILLEEDPDLLNHLPLPDS; this is encoded by the coding sequence ATGCGATGGATCTGTGCTGGTGACATCACTCTCCAGTATCGTGCAGTGGATGGAGGTTTCCTCAGTGAAGAGCTGGAGAGGCTTCAGTGTGAGAGAATTGGTCCTGTGATTGATGTGACAGTGATCTCAGGGAAACTGGAGGAGGCCCATCTACCTCATTATGCCTGTTTGGCAGAGTCAGACCCCTCTCTCACACAAAGTGTAAAGGTCCTCAGTGTTGAAGATGAGGGAATATCCTTGGAATCAGTGGAGTTGACTCGTTTTCATGCCAAAATACTTAAACCATCTTTTTCTCCAAAAACGATGCTTATGAAACTAGGGATATCAGTAAAAGTGCACTGTGATCTACTGATCTTCATGACACAAAAGAACCCCATCATTCTCCATGTGTATTTTTTCCCATCAGATtcactttttaaagaaaaaattaaaacagaggAAAAACTGAGTCATCCAATCAAGTGTTCAAGACCTGAAACTCCACTGCGTATGATGAAACAACACAGTCTTGATGTTCATGGAGCTTCTGTCCAACCTGAAGCAATCAAATTAAGAGGTGACATCGAGCCAAACTTCTTTCAGGTCAAACATCCTGTGGACAATGACATCAAAATGTCACTCAGCCAAGTTGATGATCAGAAATCAGTTTGGACTGCAACAGTTTGGAAAGAATTAATCAACATGCATCCAAACAGGGCTGAGAATTTGTTTCAAACAGGACAAAACCAAAATACACCACGATTGGCTGTCAACTTTGATAAAGTTCAGTTTTTTGATAGAAATTGGTGTGCTCTTATTAGAAGTGTTGAGAATGTAAATAACATTGCAGACAATCTGCTGCAAAAGCAAATCATTCATGAAGAATTATATTCTGAAATCACACATCCAACTTCAACCACTGAAGCCAGCATGAGGAAGATCTGCAGTATAGTGCGTAAAGGTAGTGACACTGTGAAAGAAATGTTCATCTGCATTCTTCTGGAAGAAGATCCTGACCTTTTAAATCATCTGCCTCTACCTGACTCTTAA
- the LOC113045383 gene encoding NACHT, LRR and PYD domains-containing protein 3-like — protein sequence MVCWYKSSLIDKSKFVAECNLDESVYLAACYTEPVIIQKSKEKTEKYYRRDGRSVDVSSHLLSNDKNHSIRIDQLFSPDSDGNTQKTVILSGDSGRGKSFTLQKIMLDWASGELYSENFDVVFLLKFEELKCISEEMSLFELLSWSCSLKSYQISQILELTTPEKVLFLIDGIDDVSHPPTYFIIAITTPSKRARPMDILTNLLRGSLLPESFILVTTRSRAADAVMNLLKGPQRFTEIMGFSERGVQEYFQKFFQDEQLFRKTYERVKINENLLTACSVPLLCWMVCFCLKKHLTDDDCVMRELKTNTSIYVHFVSTLLEQHDQSQSVLTMLRSLSQLAERGIQNQQVFFDEKSVAKIGLHPATTLFLYKDDLRGHEKHEPVYKFIHFSFQEFFTALYYVLLDEEVSWWKVRELFKLMESEALICWPSPLLRSRVSNPIPSVMMFLCGLLNEKVSSSIFQKIRLTVPHTMKLKKRELKKKLMKRIPAMTRQYGFELFALHCLYELQDEIFVMKALTTHNVMDLSHVSLKSIDCWVLLYCLQCCSNIRDLNLMYCDLTAEKLKILQPALCISKTMRFSVKHLSEVGDLIQILGKSKFLKKIRIQESENSAENPRWSLELSVTHGDVL from the exons ATGGTTTGTTGGTACAAGTCTTCACTCATTGACAAGTCCAAGTTTGTGGCAGAGTGTAATCTTGATGAAAGTGTGTATCTGGCCGCCTGTTATACTGAACCAGTGATCATTCAGAAGAGCAAAGAGAAGACTGAGAAATACTATCGTCGAGATGGGAGGTCTGTGGATGTTTCATCTCATCTGTTATCAAATGACAAGAATCACAGCATCAGAATAGACCAGCTGTTCAGTCCTGACAGTGATGGAAACACACAGAAAACGGTGATTCTCAGTGGAGATTCTGGAAGAGGGAAATCCTTCACGCTACAGAAGATCATGTTGGACTGGGCTTCTGGAGAACTTTACTCTGAAAACTTTGATGTAGTTTTTCTTCTGAAGTTTGAAGAGCTGAAGTGTATTTCTGAGGAGATGAGCTTATTTGAGCTTTTGAGCTGGAGTTGCAGCTTAAAATCGTATCAGATCTCACAGATACTGGAGTTAACAACACCAGAGAAAGTCCTCTTCCTCATTGATGGAATTGATGATGTATCTCACCCACCCACTTATTTCATTATAGCAATCACTACTCCATCCAAAAGAGCCCGACCTATGGACATTCTTACGAACCTGTTGAGGGGAAGCTTGCTGCCTGAGTCATTCATTCTTGTCACCACAAGATCTCGAGCTGCTGATGCAGTGATGAACCTCCTCAAGGGTCCTCAGCGTTTCACTGAGATTATGGGCTTCTCTGAGAGAGGGGTGCAGGAGTACTTCCAGAAGTTCTTTCAGGATGAACAGCTCTTCAGAAAAACATATGAGAGAGTGAAGATAAATGAAAACCTCCTGACTGCCTGCTCTGTGCCTTTGCTGTGTTGGATGGTCTGTTTTTGTCTGAAGAAACACTTAACAGATGATGATTGTGTGATGAGAGAACTAAAGACAAACACCTCCATATATGTGCACTTTGTGTCCACTCTACTGGAGCAGCATGACCAGAGTCAGTCTGTCCTCACCATGCTGAGGAGTCTGAGTCAGCTGGCAGAGAGAGGAATACAAAATCAACAAGTCTTTTTTGATGAAAAGAGTGTAGCTAAGATTGGCTTACATCCAGCTACAACTTTGTTCTTGTATAAAGATGACCTTAGAGGACATGAAAAACATGAACCAGTTTATAAGTTTATCCATTTCAGCTTTCAGGAGTTCTTCACTGCACTTTATTATGTATTGTTAGATGAAGAAGTATCCTGGTGGAAAGTCAGGGAGCTGTTTAAATTGATGGAATCAGAAGCTTTAATTTGCTGGCCATCTCCTCTTTTGAGAAGTAGAGTATCAAATCCCATCCCTTCAGTCATGATGTTTCTCTGTGGTCTCTTAAATGAGAAAGTAAGTAGCTCAATCTTTCAAAAGATCAGGTTAACGGTTCCTCACAccatgaaactgaaaaaaagggaACTAAAGAAAAAGCTGATGAAAAGGATTCCTGCAATGACACGGCAGTATGGATTTGAGTTATTTGCTCTCCACTGTCTGTATGAGCTTCAAGATGAGATATTTGTCATGAAAGCTCTTACAACACACAATGTCATGGATCTGTCTCACGTTTCCCTGAAGAGCATAGACTGTTGGGTGCTGCTGTACTGTCTTCAGTGCTGTTCAAACATCAGAGACCTGAACCTCATGTACTGTGATTTAACAGCTGAGAAACTCAAGATTCTTCAGCCAGCGCTCTGTATCTCTAAGACTATGAG GTTTTCAGTAAAGCACCTATCAGAAGTTGGAGATTTGATCCAGATTCTTGGTAAATctaagttcttaaaaaaaataag GATTCAGGAAAGTGAGAACAGTGCTGAGAATCCCAGATGGTCACTTGAGCTGTCAGTCACTCATGGAGATGTTCTGTAA
- the LOC113045379 gene encoding WD repeat-containing protein 47-like: MTAEEIINVKEVEIIKVMLDFLNSRKLHISMLALEKESGVINGLYSDDMLFLRQLILDGQWDEVLQFIQPLEGLDKFDRKRFRYIVSKQKFLEALCVNNAMSAEDEPQHLELTMQEAVKCLHALEEFCPSKDDYSKLCLLLTLPRLTNHAEFKDWNPSTARVQCFEEACGMVAEFIPADRKLGEAGFRASSNRLFQLLIKGLLYECCVEFCQSKATGEEITESEILLGIDMLCGNGCDDLDLSLLSWLQNLSPSAFSCAFEQKMLDIHVDRLVKPAKATYADLLTPLVSKLSPYPASPLRRPQSADTYMTRSLNPALDGLSYGLSGQEKRAAGTDGGKTSPMSHSFANFQHLNRSVMMENSGCHSIFEESPESSRTETPSDKMMSSPGPQNSRPVSAPGQDAPAPGSEEKNELRDSTEQFQEYYRQRLRVQQHLEQKQQQRELYQQMLQEGGVQQHEAPPTAKHNLTETFLTRSIQRLEELNVGMDDLGEEVQALSQQCNGGSNNKSVVRDASATPQTQEGCGGTSDVVTSTPQRSVGQAACPPPSQSPVLSQSSQRDKTGHDDSSLTCSKGPEKDKSKARFVMVNTLEDTQAVRAVAFHPTGTMYAVGSNSKMLRVCAYPDTLDTSGSGTSKPPVICFKRNKHHKGSIYCVAWSPCGQLLATGSNDKYVKVLPFNPETCNATGPDLEFSMHDGTIRDLAFMEGPESGGAILISAGAGDCNIYTTDCQRGQGLHALSGHTGHILSLYTWGGWMIASGSQDKTVRFWDLRVPSCVRVVGTAFQGAGSPVASVAVDPSGRLLASGQEDSSCMLYDIRGGRTVQTYRPHSSDVRSVRFSPGAHYLLTGSYDNKVIITDLQGDLTKPLPLTVVGEHADKVIQCRWHTHHLSFLSSSADRTVTLWTQAT, translated from the exons ATGACGGCTGAGGAGATCATAAATGTAAAGGAAGTGGAGATCATCAAGGTGATGCTGGACTTCCTGAACTCACGCAAGCTGCACATTAGCATGCTGGCCCTGGAGAAGGAGAGCGGGGTCATCAACGGCCTGTACTCAGACGACATGCTCTTTCTCAG GCAGCTCATTCTGGATGGACAGTGGGATGAGGTGTTACAGTTTATTCAGCCTCTTGAGGGTCTGGATAAATTTGACAGAAAAAG GTTCCGCTACATTGTTTCGAAACAGAAGTTTCTGGAAGCTTTGTGTGTGAACAACGCTATGTCTGCCGAAGATGAGCCACAACAT TTGGAGTTGACCATGCAGGAGGCTGTGAAATGTTTGCATGCTCTGGAAGAATTTTGTCCATCTAAAGACGACTACAGCAAGCTTTGCCTTCTCCTGACGCTGCCCCGCCTCACCAACCATGCCGAGTTCAAGGACTGGAACCCGAGTACAGCACGTGTGCAGTGTTTTGAGGAGGCCTGTGGCATGGTGGCGGAGTTTATTCCCGCTGACCGTAAGCTGGGTGAGGCTGGGTTCCGCGCTAGCTCCAACCGTCTATTCCAGCTTCTCATTAAAGGCCTTCTGTACGAATGCTGTGTCGAGTTTTGCCAGAGCAAAGCTACCGGAGAGGAGATCACAGAGAGTGAGATTCTTCTGGGAATAGACATGCTGTGCGGGAACGGCTGCGATGATCTTGACCTGAGCTTGCTTTCTTGGCTCCAGAACCTGTCGCCCAGTGCCTTTTCTTGCGCCTTTGAGCAGAAGATGCTTGATATCCATGTGGATCGGCTTGTTAAACCCGCCAAGGCCACTTACGCAGACCTTCTCACTCCACTCGTCAGCAAGCTCTCGCCATACCCTGCATCTCCTCTTCGGCGTCCACAGTCTGCGGACACCTACATGACACGCTCTCTGAACCCAGCGCTGGACGGCCTGTCCTACGGTCTCTCTGGCCAAGAGAAGAGAGCAGCTGGTACGGACGGAGGTAAAACTTCACCCATGTCACACTCATTCGCTAATTTCCAACACCTGAACCGCAGTGTGATGATGGAGAATTCAGGATGTCACAGCATCTTTGAGGAGTCACCAGAAAG CTCCAGAACTGAAACTCCATCTGATAAAATGATGAGCTCACCCGGACCTCAAAACTCTCGCCCGGTCTCTGCCCCGGGTCAGGATGCCCCAGCCCCTGGGTCTGAGGAGAAGAATGAG TTGCGGGACTCCACAGAACAGTTTCAGGAATATTACAGGCAGCGTTTGCGTGTGCAGCAACATCTGGAACAGAAGCAGCAGCAGAGGGAACTTTACCAGCAGATGCTGCAAGAGGGCGGAGTCCAGCAGCACGAGGCCCCGCCCACCGCCAAGCACAACCTCACAGAAACCTTCCTTACCAG gTCTATTCAGAGACTGGAGGAACTAAATGTGGGAATGGATGATTTGGGAGAAGAGGTGCAGGCTCTCTCTCAGCAGTGTAATGGAGGCAGTAATAACAAAAGTGTAGTGAGAGACGCTTCAGCCACACCACAGACACAGGAAGGGTGTGGAGGAACCAGCGATGTGGTCACCAGCACTCCTCAGAGGTCAGTAGGTCAAGCAGCCTGCCCTCCGCCCAGCCAGTCTCCTGTACTGTCCCAGAG TTCCCAGAGAGACAAAACTGGACACGATGACAGTAGTTTGACCTGCTCTAAAGGCCCAGAG AAAGATAAGTCAAAAGCCAGGTTTGTGATGGTCAACACCCTGGAGGATACGCAGGCGGTCCGGGCCGTGGCCTTTCACCCCACAGGGACAATGTACGCTGTCGGCTCCAACTCTAAGATGCTGCGTGTGTGTGCCTATCCTGACACACTGGACACCAG tGGTTCGGGCACAAGTAAACCTCCTGTGATCTGCTTCAAGAGGAACAAGCATCACAAAGGCTCTATATATTGTGTAGCCTGGAGCCCATGTGGACAGCTACTGGCCACCGGCTCCAATGATAAATACGTCAAAGTGCTGCCCTTCAACCCTGAAACCTGCAATGCTACAG GACCTGATCTGGAGTTCAGTATGCATGATGGGACTATCAGAGATCTGGCGTTTATGGAGGGTCCTGAGAGCGGAGGGGCGATTTTAATCAGTGCAGGAGCCGGAGACTGTAACATCTATACAACTGACTGCCAGAGAGGACAGGGCCTGCACGCGCTGAGCGgacacacag GTCATATCCTGTCTCTGTACACGTGGGGGGGCTGGATGATAGCGTCCGGCTCTCAGGATAAGACGGTGCGCTTCTGGGACCTGCGAGTGCCCAGCTGTGTGAGAGTGGTGGGGACAGCCTTTCAAGGAGCAG GCAGTCCTGTGGCGTCGGTGGCAGTGGACCCGAGCGGGCGtctgttggcatcagggcaggagGACAGCTCCTGTATGCTGTATGACATCAGAGGCGGGCGCACGGTTCAGACGTACCGGCCGCACTCCAGTGATGTCCGATCGGTGCGTTTCTCCCCCGGCGCTCATTACCTGCTCACAGGATCCTACGACAACAAGGTCATCATCACCGACCTGCAAG GTGACCTGACGAAGCCGCTGCCGTTGACCGTTGTGGGAGAGCATGCTGATAAAGTGATTCAGTGCAGGTGGCACACACATCACCTCTCTTTCCTGTCCTCCTCTGCTGACCGCACGGTCACACTCTGGACACAGGCCACGTAG